In a single window of the Arthrobacter sp. StoSoilA2 genome:
- a CDS encoding DUF3710 domain-containing protein, translated as MLFGRGKKSKAERLETAGTVEENDAVEATAPATGASGTKGDFRLGKGPWDIDEIEDRDGYVDLGALLIAPADGLQLRLEVEEATQRVVAVTMDLAGSSLQLQAFAAPRSEGLWDEIREQIGQSVASQGGETEEVSGTFGTELIAKLPAEATDGSRGFRAARFMGVDGPRWFLRGVLGGEAALDREAAAALEELFRRVVVVRGDNPMPPRELLQLRLPKDAAAQAPAQAQVPDPDAQQAGPAMQQPERGPEITQIG; from the coding sequence ATGCTTTTTGGGCGCGGCAAAAAGTCCAAGGCCGAGCGGCTGGAAACCGCTGGCACCGTCGAGGAAAACGACGCCGTTGAGGCAACAGCCCCTGCAACCGGCGCATCCGGTACCAAGGGTGATTTCCGGCTTGGCAAAGGTCCCTGGGACATCGATGAGATCGAGGACCGCGACGGATACGTGGATCTCGGCGCACTGCTGATCGCACCCGCCGACGGACTCCAGCTGCGGCTGGAAGTAGAAGAAGCTACCCAGCGCGTGGTGGCAGTGACCATGGACCTGGCCGGCTCAAGCCTTCAGCTCCAGGCATTCGCCGCTCCGCGTTCGGAGGGCCTGTGGGACGAGATCCGCGAGCAGATCGGCCAATCCGTAGCCAGCCAGGGTGGCGAGACAGAAGAAGTATCCGGAACGTTTGGCACAGAGCTCATCGCCAAGCTTCCCGCGGAAGCTACCGACGGCAGCCGGGGTTTCCGCGCCGCCCGCTTCATGGGTGTGGACGGCCCCCGCTGGTTCCTGCGGGGAGTCCTCGGTGGCGAAGCCGCACTGGACCGGGAGGCCGCCGCCGCCCTGGAGGAGCTCTTCCGGCGCGTAGTTGTTGTCCGCGGCGACAACCCGATGCCGCCGCGGGAACTGTTGCAGCTGCGCCTGCCCAAGGACGCTGCCGCCCAAGCCCCAGCCCAAGCCCAGGTTCCCGATCCCGATGCGCAGCAGGCCGGGCCTGCCATGCAGCAGCCGGAGCGGGGACCGGAGATCACCCAGATTGGCTGA
- a CDS encoding DUF3159 domain-containing protein, whose translation MTVANGSEPKDSAQPTPGGTETPATGSAKTPAAETPGVAELAAGYAEKAGLQRNSAGHVDMLKSAGGVQGIAESILPGLVFLVAFTISRDLTVSLVAALATAAIFTVVRLIQRRPLTQALAGVVGVGISAWLANTTGKAEDFYVLGFFTNIAYIAGMVLSIVLKWPIAGLLFGFVRNEGLEWRKDPERLRAYQLGTWIVVAVLALRLVVQVPLYFLGEPGLTALATTRLLMGAPLYILGLWVAWLVTKPAPQPSKPSSSA comes from the coding sequence ATGACCGTGGCCAACGGATCAGAGCCGAAGGATTCCGCACAGCCGACGCCAGGCGGGACTGAAACCCCGGCCACTGGGTCAGCCAAGACCCCGGCAGCCGAAACCCCGGGGGTGGCGGAGTTGGCTGCGGGCTATGCAGAAAAGGCAGGGCTTCAGCGCAACAGTGCCGGCCATGTAGACATGTTGAAGTCTGCCGGGGGAGTGCAAGGCATCGCGGAGAGTATCCTGCCGGGCCTCGTTTTCCTCGTGGCCTTCACCATAAGCCGGGACTTGACGGTTTCCCTGGTCGCGGCGTTGGCGACGGCAGCAATCTTCACTGTTGTCCGCCTGATCCAACGACGCCCGTTGACGCAGGCACTTGCCGGTGTGGTCGGCGTCGGGATTTCTGCTTGGTTGGCCAACACCACAGGGAAGGCCGAGGACTTCTACGTTCTCGGCTTCTTCACCAACATTGCCTACATCGCGGGCATGGTACTTTCCATCGTCCTCAAATGGCCCATTGCAGGGTTGCTGTTCGGATTCGTCCGCAACGAGGGTCTCGAATGGCGCAAGGATCCCGAACGCCTGCGGGCGTACCAGCTTGGTACCTGGATTGTTGTGGCCGTGCTTGCGCTGCGGCTGGTGGTGCAGGTGCCCCTGTACTTCCTGGGTGAACCAGGCTTGACGGCGTTGGCGACTACCCGGCTCCTCATGGGTGCACCGCTGTACATCCTTGGCCTTTGGGTGGCCTGGCTTGTGACCAAGCCGGCACCTCAGCCGTCGAAGCCGTCGTCCTCGGCCTGA
- a CDS encoding NAD-binding protein, which produces MKVVIVGAGSVGSSIARELLAHNHQILLIDLKPEVIGRSGLRGARWLVGDACELSTLQDAKLEDADVVVSATGDDKVNLVVSLLAKTEFAVGRTVGRVNNPKNDWMFNDSWGVDVAVNTPQLMTALVEEAVEIGDIVRLLTLQTGVASIVEFTVPHDSHVIGSTVGAIEWPEDATLVAILRDQAPITPSRDDVLDGGDELFFVTTIQAEDGLRALLSPASMAGQGPRDGDAGVADQAEDDGFDG; this is translated from the coding sequence GTGAAAGTTGTCATCGTTGGCGCAGGCAGCGTCGGCTCGTCCATTGCCCGTGAGCTCCTGGCCCACAACCATCAAATCCTGCTCATCGACCTCAAACCTGAAGTCATTGGCCGCAGCGGCCTGCGGGGTGCGCGCTGGCTGGTGGGCGATGCCTGCGAACTCAGCACCCTGCAGGACGCCAAACTTGAGGATGCCGACGTCGTGGTTTCCGCGACGGGTGATGACAAAGTGAACCTGGTGGTTTCCTTGCTGGCCAAGACGGAATTCGCCGTGGGCCGCACTGTTGGGCGCGTCAACAACCCCAAGAACGACTGGATGTTCAATGACTCGTGGGGTGTGGACGTCGCCGTCAACACTCCCCAGCTCATGACTGCGCTGGTTGAGGAAGCCGTAGAAATCGGCGACATCGTCCGGCTGTTGACCTTGCAGACCGGCGTCGCCTCGATCGTGGAATTTACCGTTCCGCACGACTCCCACGTCATTGGGAGCACAGTGGGCGCCATTGAGTGGCCGGAAGACGCCACCTTGGTAGCCATCCTGCGCGATCAGGCACCCATCACCCCAAGCCGGGACGATGTCCTCGATGGTGGCGACGAACTGTTCTTCGTCACCACCATCCAGGCAGAGGACGGTCTGCGGGCACTGTTGTCGCCGGCGTCGATGGCAGGCCAGGGGCCCCGCGACGGCGATGCCGGCGTTGCGGATCAGGCCGAGGACGACGGCTTCGACGGCTGA
- a CDS encoding TrkA family potassium uptake protein produces the protein MAHFVIMGCGRVGATLAHTLEDAGHSVAIIDQDERAFRRLRNTFTGRKVTGVGFDRDTLKQAGVEEAYAFAAVSSGDNSNILATRVARETFHVAHVVARIYDPGRAEIYQRLGIPTVAAVRWSADQVLRRILPEQHLAGDYREPSGRLVLAEVDLHEGWIGHSLTSIEAAAGIRIAFLTRFGEGLLPLPGTAYQEGDTVHAMLSLDRTSEISRVLAKAPAKES, from the coding sequence GTGGCTCACTTCGTGATCATGGGTTGCGGCCGTGTTGGCGCAACCCTGGCACACACTTTGGAAGACGCCGGCCATTCGGTGGCCATCATCGACCAGGACGAGCGGGCGTTCCGTCGGCTTCGCAACACGTTTACCGGCCGCAAGGTCACCGGCGTAGGTTTCGACAGGGACACGCTCAAGCAGGCCGGAGTGGAAGAGGCTTACGCCTTCGCCGCAGTTTCCAGTGGTGACAATTCCAATATCCTGGCCACCCGGGTAGCACGTGAGACATTCCATGTGGCACACGTCGTGGCCCGTATTTACGATCCCGGACGCGCCGAAATTTACCAACGCCTCGGCATTCCCACCGTGGCTGCCGTGCGCTGGAGCGCCGACCAGGTCCTCAGGCGCATCCTTCCCGAACAGCATCTCGCCGGCGATTACCGGGAGCCATCAGGGCGGCTCGTCCTGGCGGAGGTGGACCTGCATGAAGGATGGATTGGCCACAGCCTGACGTCCATTGAAGCTGCCGCGGGCATTCGCATAGCCTTCCTGACGCGTTTTGGTGAAGGCCTCCTGCCCCTGCCGGGCACGGCGTACCAGGAAGGCGATACCGTCCACGCAATGTTGAGCCTGGACAGGACCTCGGAGATCAGCCGGGTCCTCGCCAAAGCACCGGCCAAGGAGTCTTAG
- a CDS encoding APC family permease, with the protein MLTILNAAKRVVVGRPVRNDRLSHTLLPKRIALPIFASDALSSVAYAPDEILLTLALAGVSAVAFSPFVGLAVMVVLLTVVASYRQNVHAYPSGGGDYEIANVNLGKYAGLTVASALLVDYVLTVAVSMSSAAAYLTTAIPSLHGQQAMIATVGVIILALVNLRGIKEAGTVFAVPTYIFMASILGMTLVGIFQALTGQLGQAPSANFTIVPEAGFDEGLVGLAGAFLLLRAFSSGAAALTGVEAISNGVPNFQKPKSKNAATTLLLLGAIAAAMLAGILYLANATKVHIVLDPAKEFLLDGKPLPEGYIQNPAISQIADTIFGAGSIPFYVVVAATGVILVFASNTAFNGFPVLGSILAQDGYLPRQLRTRGDRLAFSNGVLALAAGALVLILSFNADVTKLIQLYIVGVFISFTASQLGMVRHWGRELKLARDKSVRRRIIKSRTINMVGFGMTGLVLVIVLITKFEQGAWIALLAMFVLFLIMWSIRAHYDNVAKELAVDEDSSPRALPTRVHAVLLVSHVRKPVLRALAYARASRPSRLDAVTVDINSEETEHTVRDWEKLEIPVPLTVLASPYRETVTPIMEYIKNMRRDSPRDLIVVYIPEYVVGKWWEQLVHNQTALRIKTRLHFEPGVMVASVPWQLKSSEEAKALQDTQ; encoded by the coding sequence GTGTTGACAATACTGAATGCTGCGAAGCGTGTGGTTGTGGGCCGGCCAGTCCGGAATGACCGCTTATCCCACACCCTCTTGCCTAAACGCATCGCTTTGCCGATCTTCGCCTCGGACGCCCTGTCTTCAGTGGCCTACGCGCCGGATGAAATCCTGCTGACCCTGGCTCTCGCCGGTGTCAGCGCCGTGGCCTTCTCCCCGTTCGTCGGCTTAGCCGTGATGGTGGTTTTGCTCACAGTGGTTGCCTCCTATCGGCAGAATGTGCACGCCTACCCATCGGGCGGGGGCGACTACGAGATCGCCAACGTCAACCTGGGCAAATATGCCGGGCTCACCGTCGCTTCCGCGCTCTTGGTGGACTACGTCCTGACCGTTGCGGTATCGATGTCTTCCGCAGCGGCCTACCTCACCACGGCGATCCCTTCATTGCACGGCCAACAGGCGATGATCGCGACTGTGGGCGTGATCATTCTCGCCCTGGTCAACCTGCGGGGCATCAAGGAGGCCGGCACGGTCTTCGCCGTTCCCACCTATATTTTCATGGCGTCCATCCTGGGCATGACCCTCGTGGGCATCTTCCAGGCGCTGACGGGACAACTTGGCCAGGCGCCATCCGCCAACTTCACCATCGTGCCCGAGGCCGGCTTCGATGAAGGCCTCGTTGGACTTGCCGGCGCATTCCTGTTGCTGCGTGCCTTTTCCTCGGGCGCCGCGGCATTGACGGGTGTGGAGGCAATCAGCAACGGGGTGCCCAATTTCCAGAAGCCCAAGAGCAAGAACGCTGCCACAACCCTGCTGTTGCTGGGCGCGATCGCGGCGGCCATGCTGGCCGGCATCCTTTACCTCGCCAACGCCACCAAGGTCCACATTGTTCTGGATCCCGCCAAGGAATTCCTTCTTGACGGCAAGCCGTTGCCCGAGGGCTATATCCAGAACCCGGCCATCAGCCAGATCGCAGACACCATTTTTGGGGCAGGTTCCATTCCCTTTTACGTGGTGGTGGCCGCCACTGGCGTCATCCTTGTCTTCGCTTCCAACACCGCCTTCAACGGCTTCCCCGTGCTGGGATCCATCCTTGCGCAGGACGGCTACCTGCCCCGCCAGCTCCGAACCCGCGGCGACAGGTTGGCCTTCAGCAACGGCGTGCTGGCCCTGGCTGCCGGAGCGCTGGTCCTCATCCTTTCGTTCAACGCCGACGTCACCAAGCTCATCCAGCTCTACATCGTGGGTGTCTTCATTTCCTTCACCGCCAGCCAACTCGGCATGGTCCGCCACTGGGGCCGGGAGCTGAAACTGGCCAGGGACAAGTCGGTACGCCGCAGGATCATCAAGTCCCGGACCATCAACATGGTGGGCTTCGGCATGACGGGGTTGGTCTTGGTCATCGTCCTCATCACCAAGTTCGAGCAAGGTGCCTGGATCGCACTCCTGGCAATGTTCGTGCTGTTCCTCATCATGTGGAGTATCCGGGCGCACTATGACAATGTTGCCAAGGAGTTGGCAGTTGACGAGGATTCATCGCCACGCGCATTGCCCACCCGGGTCCACGCCGTTTTGCTTGTGTCCCACGTCCGCAAGCCTGTATTGCGTGCCCTGGCCTACGCCCGGGCGTCGCGGCCTTCGCGACTCGACGCGGTCACCGTGGATATCAACTCCGAAGAGACAGAACATACCGTCCGGGATTGGGAGAAGCTGGAAATTCCAGTACCCCTGACCGTGCTGGCCAGCCCCTACCGTGAGACCGTGACTCCCATCATGGAGTACATCAAGAACATGAGACGCGACTCTCCCCGCGACTTGATCGTGGTGTACATCCCCGAGTATGTCGTGGGCAAATGGTGGGAGCAGCTGGTCCACAACCAGACGGCCCTCAGAATCAAGACGCGGCTCCACTTTGAACCTGGAGTCATGGTTGCCAGCGTTCCGTGGCAGCTGAAGTCCTCCGAAGAAGCAAAGGCACTGCAGGATACCCAATGA
- a CDS encoding TRAM domain-containing protein: MTSHSISPLTDNSGGQGTAGTELTVDVGPIAHGGHFVARHEGRVIFVRHGIPGERVRIRLTDSGDSSRFWRADVVEVLEASPDRVPHFWKPADSLAAWQHGNPPVGGAELGHISLQRQRALKAEVLSEQLKRLAGLDLAVEVEGVGANDDGGLGWRTRASFAVTSKGRLGMHAHRSDVVVPIREMPLALPGINELKLWDLDLSGIARVEVATPANGSRPLVLLAPEETTSPKRLHSVLSQLPHDVSVASFDPGKGQVLQLRGRTWVQESAAGHEYRVTGEGFWQIHKDAPDTLVDAVTGYLAGGGYLQPGAAVADLYAGAGLFTAPLADAVGVTGSVLSVEGSPGTSRDARKNLHGESHVEIVQGRVERVLHQRPRNFDSLVLDPPRVGAGKAVVNQLMASHPRAIAYVSCDPASFARDLGYFQQGGWRLESLRAFDLYPHTHHLETVSLIVPAG, translated from the coding sequence ATGACCTCCCACAGCATTTCACCCCTTACTGACAACAGCGGAGGCCAAGGTACAGCCGGCACCGAACTGACCGTTGACGTTGGCCCCATCGCGCATGGCGGGCATTTCGTCGCACGCCATGAGGGCCGCGTCATCTTCGTACGCCACGGCATTCCGGGGGAGAGGGTCCGCATCCGGTTGACCGACTCCGGCGACTCGTCGCGCTTCTGGCGTGCCGACGTCGTGGAGGTCCTGGAAGCCTCGCCGGACCGCGTGCCGCACTTCTGGAAGCCGGCAGATTCGCTGGCGGCCTGGCAGCACGGAAATCCGCCCGTGGGAGGTGCCGAGCTCGGCCACATTTCCCTGCAGCGGCAGCGCGCCCTGAAGGCTGAAGTGTTGTCGGAGCAGCTCAAGAGACTCGCCGGCCTGGACCTTGCGGTCGAGGTTGAGGGCGTAGGTGCCAACGACGACGGCGGACTCGGCTGGCGTACGCGCGCCAGCTTTGCCGTGACCTCCAAGGGGCGGCTGGGTATGCATGCCCACCGTTCGGACGTCGTGGTGCCGATCCGGGAGATGCCCTTGGCACTTCCCGGAATTAACGAACTCAAGTTGTGGGACCTCGATCTCAGCGGGATAGCGCGCGTGGAAGTGGCGACACCTGCCAATGGCTCCAGGCCGCTGGTGTTGCTGGCGCCGGAGGAAACGACCAGTCCCAAGCGGCTGCACAGCGTCCTTTCGCAGTTGCCGCATGATGTCTCCGTAGCCAGCTTCGATCCCGGCAAGGGCCAGGTGCTGCAGCTTCGGGGGAGGACCTGGGTGCAGGAATCGGCGGCAGGGCATGAATACCGTGTGACGGGCGAAGGGTTCTGGCAGATTCATAAGGACGCGCCCGATACCCTTGTGGACGCGGTGACGGGCTACCTCGCAGGGGGAGGGTATCTCCAACCCGGTGCGGCGGTGGCCGACCTCTATGCCGGTGCCGGCCTTTTTACTGCTCCTTTGGCTGATGCGGTGGGCGTTACTGGTTCGGTTTTGTCCGTTGAAGGATCACCTGGCACCAGCCGTGATGCGCGCAAGAACCTGCACGGAGAATCCCATGTCGAGATCGTGCAGGGACGAGTGGAGCGGGTATTGCACCAGCGACCACGGAACTTCGATTCCCTGGTCCTGGACCCACCGCGCGTGGGTGCTGGAAAAGCAGTGGTAAACCAACTCATGGCCTCACATCCCAGGGCAATTGCCTATGTGTCCTGCGATCCGGCTTCTTTTGCACGTGATCTGGGTTACTTCCAGCAAGGGGGTTGGCGCTTGGAGTCATTGAGGGCCTTCGACCTGTACCCCCACACCCATCACCTGGAAACCGTCAGCCTCATCGTTCCCGCCGGTTAG